Part of the Aquimarina sp. MAR_2010_214 genome is shown below.
GTATCAAAGCCAATTTTTTCATCAATTTGGGCAAGAACATTAAGAGCACATAATTTCATAGCTTCATACCCTTGATCTGTAGTTATGGTGTCACCCAATCTACCTTGATATAAATACGCTCCATTGCGAATAGGAAATTGAATAGCTATATAGGCTATATTTCCCCTTGTATTTACAGATACGTAAGATCCTCCTGGAGTTGATATTTCTGGTAATTGGAGTCCGAGTGCGTTTAATTTTTCTTTTGGTGTCATCGTATTATTTAATCCTCGTAAGAATGTTTATAGGGTTGTTTAGAAACAATGGCTAACATACCTTTTTCGAGAGTTTCTTTTGCAAACTTTACGCAAGAAAAAGAGAACTGGTAATAGCTAAAAAAAATGTTTTTCTGATTTTGATCCATAATTGTTTCCCCTGCCAATATATACAAAAGCTAATGCCTGATCCAATGATTTGACGCTAGTTTAACAAATAATGAAGTATCGACGCAGCGTTTTTATTTTTTTAAGGTTTAATAGATAGAAAACAAAGATAATATTCACTTAAAAAAAGAAAACCATGAAAAAACTATTGATTTGTGCCCTGATTTTTGGCCTAGTAGTGAGTTGTACTAAAAATGATGTTGATGATAGTGTTTCTGAACAAAATAATAAAGAAACATTTGAATTGAGTAAAACAATGAACTTCGCTATGGATGATTTTGGAAAAATCTCAGAACAAGCTTCTTTAAATCTTAAAAACTCATCCAAAAATAGTAAAGAAACTTGTTTCTCTATTGAATTATTGATTTCTTATCAGGAAAAACCCATTCCAGGTTTTTCAGGATATGATTACTACAGCAAATTGATTTTGAATGATGCAGGAGATCAATGTCAATTTGACGATTGGACAGGTGGCTTAGAATACTATGTAGCCGAAAATTTACTATCTAAATTTAAAGATTCTGCGGTGTTTAAAAATGTACAATATGATCAAGGGTATATTTTTAATGGGTACAGAGTTGCTCAAAAAAATGAAGAACAAAGCACTGATGATATTCCTGTATTTGATGTGAAAATAGATGGGGTTATTTCAGCTCCCGATGGAGAAACGTATCAATATACGACGAATAGAAATTTTTCTTTTGAAAACCGTTTTACAGAGCAGGAGGTTATTACCTTGAAAGAATCCTCTTCATTAGAAAATTTAAAAGAACCTTTCTTTATAAAAACAAAATCTGTTGATGGATCTCCAATAGTATATAAAGCAGCCTGTTTTGAAGGATTAAGCTTTCTTAAATATCCTGTGCAGGGATTACAAGAATATTCTAGTAATTATGGAGTTAATTTTAATATTGATTTTGGTGATGGAACCTGTGATCGTAAGGTTGTACTTACTTCAGTAGAAGGAACGATAACTTTTGATCTATAGAACTTATATCAAATCAAAAAAAAACCGGTCTATAAAACATCTTATAGACCAGTTTTTATATATAAATAATGTATTTATAACCTGTTGTGTATTTAAGCTTTTTTAATTCGAAATTCGTCAATTCGATTTCTATGACAATACCAAACGGTTTTCATAAAAAGATTTGTTTTTTATTAATGCCATTGCGATATGTATTAGTTTGTTTCTAACAGCATTGAGTACACTCATTTTGTTCTTACCTTCTTCTACTTTTCTCAAGTAAAAGTGTTTAAGATCGTTATCCATTCTTACTGCTCTCATAGCTGCCATTTGGAGCACGGATTTAAGTTGCATATCCGCCATTTTTGATACTCTTGGTTTTGTCTTTAGACTTGTTCCACTTTGTTGTTCGAATGGAACAACGCCAGCAAAACAAGCTAGTTTTCTCGGATTAGTCAATCGCACAAAACCATCAGTTTTCACAGCTAAAGTCCAAGCTGTAACTGATCCTATTCCTGGTATAGTTCTGATACGTTCTATGTCCTTTTTCAAAACAGAATCATTAGCTATCTCCTCTTTAATCAATTTTTCTATAGCCGCTATATGTTTATTAATCTGCTCAATTTCTTTTAAATTGATTTTCATTGAGGAACTTATTATTTTAGTCCTTTTAATTGTTTTAAGCTCCTTATTTTGTTGTTTAATAGCCTGTCTAGTTTTTACCTTATGTCTACGTTGGCTCATCAGTATTTTTATATTTTGTACAGCCTCACTTGTGGGCTTCCAGCAATCAAAATCTTGATAGTTCCTTTCAATAAAAGTAGCAATGCGCTTAGCATCAACTTTATCATTCTTACCACGAACTAAACCGATGCTTCGTTTAATGTGCTTAGGATCGATCACATAAACATTAAATGAATAATCCTTCAAAACTTCATATAAATTATAATTATAAAGACCAGTATTTTCCATTGCAATAAAGATCTCAGCATCTAAAGTAGTTATCTCCTTAAAGAGTTTTTTAATCGCTTTGATTTTATTTTCAATCTTAAAGAATGCTTCTGATTTCTGATCAACTAAACAAATATCTAATGTTTTTTTACTAATGTCAATTCCTAAATAAATACTTTTCATAATTTTACCTCTCTGAATGAAAAGAGCATTTTCATCATAACTCGACTCCTTGATAATGGGCTTAAAATCCCGAATTTCTATTAGAGATTGTTGATGAAAGAAAGAACTTAAGTCTAAATCGAACTATGAAGTTTACCCTTCTGAGTGTTATTAGTGTACTTAAGTTCTGCTCTTTTTTATTTCAATAAATATAATTATGCAAGTCTAAAGGAGTGCTTCGGCCAAAGGAAGATTGTACTTCATTCTATTTCGAAAAACCACTCGAATTGACGCTTTTTTATGCTATTAATTTCTAAATGCACAACAGGTTGTATTTATCGTAAGAAGTACTAAAAGAATCAAATGTGTTAAAATATTTTTTTAGAGTTTACAAAGAAGATATTTACGATACGCTAATTTTTAATTAGCACAATTACCTTCTCCTATAATTATAAAAATCTCGCCTTCCTTTTCTATTTTTATATTCAAC
Proteins encoded:
- a CDS encoding RidA family protein; translated protein: MTPKEKLNALGLQLPEISTPGGSYVSVNTRGNIAYIAIQFPIRNGAYLYQGRLGDTITTDQGYEAMKLCALNVLAQIDEKIGFDTIEGLNHIDAYFQSSMHWDDSPIVVNGASDLFIEVLEEKGTHTRAIFGVDKLPRNFSVGLTTSFTLKTT
- a CDS encoding IS110 family transposase; translation: MKSIYLGIDISKKTLDICLVDQKSEAFFKIENKIKAIKKLFKEITTLDAEIFIAMENTGLYNYNLYEVLKDYSFNVYVIDPKHIKRSIGLVRGKNDKVDAKRIATFIERNYQDFDCWKPTSEAVQNIKILMSQRRHKVKTRQAIKQQNKELKTIKRTKIISSSMKINLKEIEQINKHIAAIEKLIKEEIANDSVLKKDIERIRTIPGIGSVTAWTLAVKTDGFVRLTNPRKLACFAGVVPFEQQSGTSLKTKPRVSKMADMQLKSVLQMAAMRAVRMDNDLKHFYLRKVEEGKNKMSVLNAVRNKLIHIAMALIKNKSFYENRLVLS